A part of Homo sapiens chromosome 5 genomic scaffold, GRCh38.p14 alternate locus group ALT_REF_LOCI_2 HSCHR5_1_CTG1_1 genomic DNA contains:
- the LOC107987433 gene encoding putative POM121-like protein 1-like, producing MLPPPLELGYRVTAEDLHLEKETAFQRINSALHVEDKAIPDCRPSRPSHTLSSLATGASGGPPVSKAPTMDAQQDRPKSQDCLGLVAPLASAAEVPATAPVSGKKHRPPGPLFSSSDPLPANSSHSRDSAQVTSMIPAPFTAASRDAGMRRTRSAPAAAAAAPPPSTLNPTSGSLLNAVDGGPSHFLASATAAARAQRSEVRYNQRSQTSRTRSCLKRNASSSSHSSTEGLQEVKRRRGPASSHCQLALSSSNTVSEDGPQAVSSGHRCENKAGTAPGQTLAPRGGSPRSQASRPHINTALHVEDKAISDCRPSRPSHTLSSLATGASGGPPVSKAPTMDAQQDRPKSQDSLGLLAPLASAAEVPSTAPVSGKKHRPPGPLFSSSDPLPATSYHSRDTAQVTSLIPATFTAASRDAGMRRTRSAPAAATAAPPPSTLNNTSGSLLNAVDGGPSHFLASATAAARAQRSEVRYNQRSQTSRTRSCLKRNASSSSSSHSSTEGLQELKRRRGPASSHCQLAHSSSNTVSEDGPQAVSSGHRCENKAGTAPGQTLAPRGGSPRSQASRPHINSALYVEDKAISDCRPSRPSHTLSSLATGASGGPPVSKAPTMDAQQDRPKSQDCLGLVAPLASAAEVPSTAPVSGKKHRPPGPLFSSSDPLPATSSHSRDSAQVTSLIPATFTAASRDAGMRRTRPGTSAPAAAAAALPPSTLNPTSGSLLNAVDGGPSHFLASATAAARAQRSEVRYNQRSQTSRTRSCLKRNASSSSHSSTEGLQELKRRRGPASSHCQLAHSSSNTVSEDGPQAVSSGHRCENKAGTAPGQTLAPRGGSPRSQASRPRINSALHVEDKAISDCRPSRPSHTLSSLATGASGGPPVSKAPTMDAQQDRPKSQDCLGLLAPLASAAEVSSTAPVSGKKHRPPGPLFSSSDPLPATSSHSGDSAQDTSLIPAPFTPASRDAGIRRMFRVRNCLRGLGLFLLVFSFFFLLTWASFSF from the coding sequence ATGCTGCCACCTCCCTTAGAGCTGGGGTACCGGGTCACGGCTGAAGACCTGCACCTGGAAAAAGAGACGGCATTCCAGCGCATCAACAGTGCACTGCACGTTGAGGACAAGGCCATCCCGGACTGCAGACCCTCACGGCCTTCCCACACTTTGTCCTCACTTGCAACAGGGGCTTCGGGTGGGCCTCCCGTTTCTAAAGCACCCACTATGGATGCACAGCAGGACAgacccaagtcccaagactgcctggGCCTAGTGGCCCCCCTAGCATCTGCTGCAGAGGTCCCCGCTACAGCTCCCGTGTCTGGGAAGAAGCACAGACCACCAGGAcccctgttctcctcctcagatCCCCTTCCTGCCAACTCTTCCCACTCCCGGGACTCAGCCCAGGTCACCTCGATGATTCCTGCCCCCTTCACAGCTGCAAGCAGGGATGCCGGCATGAGAAGAACAAGGTCGGCTCCTGCAGCTGccgcagcagcccctcccccctccacatTGAACCCCACGTCGGGGTCACTACTCAATGCAGTGGATGGAGGCCCCTCACATTTCTTGGcctcagccacagctgcagcACGTGCCCAGAGGTCAGAAGTGAGATATAACCAGAGATCCCAGACCTCCCGGACCAGATCGTGCCTCAAACGAAATGCCAGCTCCAGCTCCCACAGCTCTACGGAAGGCCTCCAGGAAGTAAAGCGGAGGAGGGGGCCAGCCTCATCCCACTGCCAGCTGGCCCTCAGTTCCTCAAACACAGTGAGTGAGGACGGACCTCAGGCTGTCTCTTCGGGTCACCGCTGTGAAAACAAGGCAGGTACAGCACCAGGGCAGACACTTGCCCCCAGGGGTGGCTCCCCCAGATCCCAGGCCTCTAGGCCCCACATCAACACTGCACTGCACGTTGAGGACAAGGCCATCTCGGACTGCAGACCCTCACGGCCTTCCCACACTTTGTCCTCACTTGCAACAGGGGCTTCGGGTGGGCCTCCCGTTTCTAAAGCACCCACTATGGATGCACAGCAGGACAGACCCAAGTCCCAAGACTCCCTGGGCCTACTGGCCCCCCTAGCATCTGCTGCAGAGGTCCCCTCTACAGCTCCCGTGTCTGGGAAGAAGCACAGACCACCAGGAcccctgttctcctcctcagatccccttcctgccacctcttACCACTCCCGGGACACAGCACAGGTCACCTCGCTGATTCCTGCCACCTTCACAGCTGCAAGCAGGGATGCCGGCATGAGAAGAACAAGGTCGGCTCCTGCAGCtgccacagcagcccctcccccctccacatTGAACAACACGTCGGGGTCACTACTCAATGCAGTGGATGGAGGCCCCTCACATTTCTTGGcctcagccacagctgcagcACGTGCCCAGAGGTCAGAAGTGAGATATAACCAGAGATCCCAGACCTCCCGGACCAGATCCTGCCTCAAACGAAatgccagctccagctccagctcccacAGCTCTACGGAAGGCCTCCAGGAACTAAAGCGGAGGAGGGGGCCAGCCTCATCCCACTGCCAGCTGGCCCACAGTTCCTCAAACACAGTGAGTGAGGACGGACCTCAGGCTGTCTCTTCGGGTCACCGCTGTGAAAACAAGGCAGGTACAGCACCAGGGCAGACACTCGCCCCCAGGGGAGGCTCCCCCAGATCCCAGGCCTCTAGGCCCCACATCAACAGTGCACTGTACGTTGAGGACAAGGCCATCTCGGACTGCAGACCCTCACGGCCTTCCCACACTTTGTCCTCACTTGCAACAGGGGCTTCGGGTGGGCCTCCCGTTTCTAAAGCACCCACTATGGACGCACAGCAGGACAgacccaagtcccaagactgcctggGCCTAGTGGCCCCCCTAGCATCTGCTGCAGAGGTCCCCTCTACAGCTCCCGTGTCTGGGAAGAAGCACAGACCACCAGGAcccctgttctcctcctcagatccccttcctgccacctcttcCCACTCCCGGGACTCAGCCCAGGTCACCTCGCTGATTCCTGCCACCTTCACAGCTGCAAGCAGGGATGCCGGCATGAGAAGAACAAGGCCTGGCACCTCGGCTCCTGCAGCTGCCGCAGCAGCCCTTCCCCCCTCCACATTGAACCCCACGTCGGGGTCGCTACTCAATGCAGTGGATGGAGGCCCCTCACATTTCTTGGcctcagccacagctgcagcACGTGCCCAGAGGTCAGAAGTGAGATATAACCAGAGATCCCAGACCTCCCGGACCAGATCCTGCCTCAAACGAAATGCCAGCTCCAGCTCCCACAGCTCTACGGAAGGCCTCCAGGAACTAAAGCGGAGGAGGGGGCCAGCCTCATCCCACTGCCAGCTGGCCCACAGTTCCTCAAACACAGTGAGTGAGGACGGACCTCAGGCTGTCTCTTCGGGTCACCGCTGTGAAAACAAGGCAGGTACAGCACCAGGGCAGACACTCGCCCCCAGGGGTGGCTCCCCCAGATCCCAGGCCTCTAGGCCCCGCATCAACAGTGCACTGCACGTTGAGGACAAGGCCATCTCGGACTGCAGACCCTCACGGCCTTCCCACACTTTGTCCTCACTTGCAACAGGGGCTTCGGGTGGGCCTCCCGTTTCTAAAGCACCCACTATGGATGCACAGCAGGACAgacccaagtcccaagactgcctggGCCTACTGGCCCCCCTAGCATCTGCTGCAGAGGTCTCCTCTACAGCTCCCGTGTCTGGGAAGAAGCACAGACCACCAGGAcccctgttctcctcctcagatccccttcctgccacctcttcCCACTCCGGGGACTCAGCCCAGGACACCTCGCTGATTCCTGCCCCCTTCACACCTGCAAGCAGGGATGCCGGCATCAGAAGAATGTTTCGTGTTCGAAATTGTTTGAGgggtttgggtttatttttgttggttttttcttttttttttttgcttacgtGGGCATCCTTCAGCTTTTAA